GCTCATCACCGGAACCCTTGATTCCTGAAAAGCTGTTCTTGGCTTCCTGCCCGGATTGCTTGGCGTTCTGCTTGACCTGATCGAGGTCTTTCTGTACCACACCCAGTTCCTGACTGACATCCTCAAGGACTTTCAGGAACTGCTTGTACTCCGCAAATTCGAGATTGAATGTTTCCTTTACTGCCACCTAACTATCGTTTCTTTTCTTCCTGTGCATCCCTTGTCAGCTGCATGTAGTGCCAGTACCTTTCGGCACTCATCAGCTTGATTTCCCTGATTCTGGTCTGGTCCCCTCCGGTCATCCGGAAGAGTTTTTCCTCATGGCGGTACCAGGTTCCCGCCCACCTGTCAGACGGAGGTACAACTCCCTGTAGGTTATCGCCTTCGCCTCCGACACTTTCAAAGAACGCTGGATAACTTCCAGCGATGAACTCTGATACATGTCCAAGTGCTTTAAGAGGTGTGGCAAAAAAAAATCGGATGCCGGCACCTGCTTGAATGCCTTGATCTTCTCTTCGGCAATGGTGAAGTCGTAATCCGAGATATCTTCCTCCAGTGTGAAATAGAACAGCGATGCCATCCGGTAAAGGCTGTCCGTGCTTCGGCAGTTTAGGGAGATGTCCTTGACCATCTGGGAGAGCTGCACCACCTTGCCAAAGTCATGCACACTTGCCGCCTGTACAATGGCATCCATGTAATTGGAAAGTTCCTCTGGGTTCAGCCCATTCTGCATGTCACGGTAGAAGTCCGAAAAGAACATCCGCCTTGTCTCGGGCAGGTCTGCCGCATCGGCAAAGCGATACACTTCCTGACCTTCCACCGTGACACCCTCCACCAGCAGGACCTTTTTCCTAGTCTGTGGGTGAAGTTTCATTACAGTTGGGTGCTGAGTCCAACATAAGCACCTTTGGTTGCCTGCTTGGCGTGTGCCTCGCTTGCATACCATTCCACCTTATTCTCTTTCAGGGAGAAGAAGAGTTTCTTGATGCCCTTCTCGGTAAGGGCTTCCACCTGCTCTTTCTGCTCTTCTGTCAGGGCTTCTTTCACCTGTTTCTCCGTCGGTCTTTTCACTGCTGCAGCAGGTTCCTGCTCGTTCAGTTCTTCGGCTTTTGCTGCCGTCTGTGTTTTACTTGATGTAGCCATTTTACTTGTATGGGTTTGGGGTGATAAAAATGCGGGGAGCTATCACCCTCCCCACTGTTTGCCTAGAAAATCCACAGATCAGGAGAAGGTGGTGTAAAGCACCGCATCTTCACCAAATGCGTAGTTGACATCGATCTTGAAAAGCATCTTGATGAACCACAGCTCTGAGTTGGCCTGCAACTGCATCAGCTTCAGGTAGGTTTCCTCATCGATGTCATTGACACCCAGCCACAGGTTGGAACCAAGGGTGTTGCCGCATGGCGTGAATAGGATGGTGTCATCCGGCAAGCCGTCAAGCACCTCGACTGGCTTTCCACCATAGGTCATCTTGCCTGCATCGGTCACGTTGGCACCTTTATACCCTTGTGCCTGCTGTGCATTCTCATAGATTTCGGCAGTGTTTGGGTTGACCAGGTAACAGCCTCTTCGGTTGCTTTTCAGGGCAGTCCTTCTGGCCTTTTTCACCGCGTCAAACTTGCTGAAGATGTTTGTCTCATCAAGCACCACCGGTGTGGCGATCTTGGTCACCTTTGCATCTGCCAGCATCTTGGTAAGGAAGCCATCCATAAAGATCAGGTTGTTGGCTCCCGGAGCCAGACCATTGGTGATGGCATCGGTAACGGCCAAAGCATCATACTTTCCTTGCCAGATAGCCAGGTCCATATAAGCCTTGTTCTCCTCAATGATCTTCTGGATGATGGCTGACTCCGCTGTTACAGGAAGTTCGGCATCCAAAAGCTTGGGATTCATCTGCACCGCCATCCAGTGGCTTTCAAACTTGCGTGGGTTAAACTCCAGATAACCCATAAAGTCCTTTGGGGTCAGCTTGCGGGCATCCACATCAATTGCCCCTGAATGGGTAGGGGTTTCCTGATGTGCCTGGATAAAACCTTCCACTTTCAGGGTCGGGATTTCAAGCTCTTTCTTGATGCCACCCTGTACCGCCATCAATCCTTTTTCCATTGTGGAGAAGGACGTGGTGGCGAGCGTGAGGAAATTCATCAGCGCCTCGCCTGCATAATTCGTATTGTTGATCGTGATCGCCATATCTTACTTAGTTTGTGAATTGCATGACTCTTTTAAGAAGCTTGTCAGAGTAGGTGAGCGTCTTAGGACCTTCCTCTTTCTGCTCTGTTGTCTCCTTTGCCTTCTCGGCATTGTACTGCTGGCTTTTCTCCAGCAAGGAGGTTACCTGGGCATTGTAGCCCTGTAGCTTCTGCTCCAGTTCTGTGTTCTTGCTTTCAAGTGCCTTGAAGGTTTCAATCTTTGCATTTACCTCTTCCTCAGTGGCTGTTTTCTCCAAGCCAAGGGAAACGGCAAACTCTTCGGCTGCTGAACCGGCTGCACCCATCAGCAGGGAGCTGATGCTTTCCTCACTGACCTGTTCAAGGCTGAACTTGGTAGCAATGGCTGAAAGGGTATCCTTGCTCTTGTCCGCTGTCAGCGCTTCAATGGCAGCAAGGGCATCGGCTTCGCTTGCATTCTCGGCAAGCCCCAATGCGGTATTGAATTTTGAGATGTCCATTTTATTGGGATTAAGTTTTGGAATATCCTGCTCACCACCGTCTGCCGAGTAAACCCTTACGGCACTGGCATAGGCGGGAATGTCTGTGAATGAAATCTCCATCAGCTCACTGTGCATGATGGACATGAACTGCTGTCCTGGCAGGATGTCTTTAGGGTCATCGGACAACTCAATAGGATCAATTCCCATACTTACCGCCCTGATCGCCCCATCATCCACCAGCTGCTTGATTCTCTGAGCCTCAGGTGTGCTGGCAAAGACCGGGGAGCCATACATCTCATCGTTTTCCTTGGTGATATCCTCCCAGTAGCCGATCACTTCACCACGCTTGTGGTTGAAGAGCATGACCGGATTCTCATTGAAGTTTTCCAGCTTAATTCCACTGACCATCACACGTCCTTTCTTCCTGTTGAGGCCCGAGTCAGCTATCCTGAATCTTTTCTTTTCCATACAGCAGATTCTTTTGAAAACAAATCAACCGAAACCGTGAAGGGGGTGCAAACCGTGTTTCCCTAATTGATCAAATAATGAGCTATTGGTTAAATATTTGAGCGATTAGGAAAACTCACTTCGCATAGCCAATGATAAATGCTGAGTTTTGGGCAGAGACAATAATTCAGGTTTTATCAGGTATCGAAACTATGGCTAAGAAGAAGACGCTCTCCGACAAGCAACGCAGGTTTTGTGAGGAGTACATCATTGACTGGAACGCCACCCGTGCAGCAATCGCAGCGGGATATAGTGAGCGCACAGCCTACAGCATGGGCAATGAGAACCTGAAAAAACCTGAAATACAGGAAGTGCTCAACGAGCTTAGGACAGACATTGCCAAACAGGCTGGACTCTCTGCCTTGAAGGTGGCACTGGAGCTGAAGAAGATTGCTTTTGCCTCTCCAGCCAACCTGCGGAAGGACTGGCGGGAATTGAAGGACTGGGAAGACCTTACTGAAGATGAGAAGGCTGCCATTTCTGCTATCAGGGTTAACAATAAGTTTGACAAGGATGGTCTCCACTTGATTGAGGAGGTCAATTACGAGATGTACAACAAGCTCAAGGCACTGGAGATGCTTAACAAGCAATTGGGCTTCAATGAGCCGGACAAGCAGGAGATTTCAATCAATGATGGGGAGATAACGGTAAACTATAAATGACGGTAAACTTTGACAGGCACTTATTCAATCCACTCTACTGGCATATCGATGCTGCGTTCAAGGACCCGTCCATCAGGTTTGTTTTCATCTATGGCGGTTCCTCTGCGGCCAAGACCTACAGTATGGTGCAGCGGGTGGTGGTGGAGGCATTGGCTGAGGGCAACCGCACAATGGTGGTCAGGAAGTTCAGTACCGACATTGACGACTCAATCTATGCCGACTTCAAGAAGGTCATCAGTGACTGGGAACTGGACCCGCTTTATAGGATTATCCGGAGACAGATTGAGAGCAAAAGCAATGGGCTGATTCGTTTCCGAGGCTTGGATGACTCGGAAAAGATCAAGGGGATTTCCTCCTTCAAGAGGGTGCTGCTTGAAGAGATGACCCAGTTTG
This portion of the Limibacter armeniacum genome encodes:
- a CDS encoding terminase small subunit; the protein is MAKKKTLSDKQRRFCEEYIIDWNATRAAIAAGYSERTAYSMGNENLKKPEIQEVLNELRTDIAKQAGLSALKVALELKKIAFASPANLRKDWRELKDWEDLTEDEKAAISAIRVNNKFDKDGLHLIEEVNYEMYNKLKALEMLNKQLGFNEPDKQEISINDGEITVNYK
- a CDS encoding HK97 family phage prohead protease, giving the protein MEKKRFRIADSGLNRKKGRVMVSGIKLENFNENPVMLFNHKRGEVIGYWEDITKENDEMYGSPVFASTPEAQRIKQLVDDGAIRAVSMGIDPIELSDDPKDILPGQQFMSIMHSELMEISFTDIPAYASAVRVYSADGGEQDIPKLNPNKMDISKFNTALGLAENASEADALAAIEALTADKSKDTLSAIATKFSLEQVSEESISSLLMGAAGSAAEEFAVSLGLEKTATEEEVNAKIETFKALESKNTELEQKLQGYNAQVTSLLEKSQQYNAEKAKETTEQKEEGPKTLTYSDKLLKRVMQFTN